The following proteins are co-located in the Phyllostomus discolor isolate MPI-MPIP mPhyDis1 chromosome 1, mPhyDis1.pri.v3, whole genome shotgun sequence genome:
- the LOC114489919 gene encoding histone-lysine N-methyltransferase PRDM9-like isoform X3 — protein sequence MYSLRERKDHVYQEVNNPQDDDYLYCEKCENFINSCAVHGLPTFVKDSAVDKGHPHRSALTLPPGLRIGPSSIPEAGLGVWNEVADLPLGLHFGPYEGHITEDEEAAKSRYCWLITKGRNCYEYVDVKDRSWANWMRYVNCARDDEEQNLVAFQYHGQIFYRTCQVIRPGCELLVWFGDEYGQELGSKWKRQLTTGRAEPKPEVHPCPSWSLAFSSQKFLSQHVKLNHPSQILPGTSARKHLQAEEPCPKDQNLQYQQTSTHSWNDKAEGQDVKERSKPLLKRISQRRISRPFFQISKDQMRSSSEHERMMEEEPHRGQKKSPEDTDKVFVKVGISRIVTIKYGGFWQGFSDGSHLFTHQRTHSGEKPYVCRECGRGFIDKSSLITHQRTHSGEKPYVYR from the exons ATGTACAGCCTACGAGAAAGAAAGGACCATGTGTACCAAGAGGTCAACAATCCCCAAGATGATGACTACCTTT ATTGTGAGAAGTGTGAGAACTTCATCAACAGCTGTGCTGTGCATGGGCTCCCTACATTTGTAAAGGACAGTGCAGTGGACAAGGGGCATCCCCACCgctcagccctcaccctgccccctgggttGAGAATCGGGCCATCCAGCAtccctgaggctgggcttggaGTGTGGAATGAGGTAGCTGATTTGCCCCTGGGTCTGCACTTTGGCCCTTATGAAGGACACATCACAGAAGATGAAGAGGCAGCCAAGAGCagatactgctggctg ATCACCAAAGGGAGAAACTGCTATGAGTATGTGGATGTAAAGGACAGATCCTGGGCCAACTGGATGAG GTATGTGAACTGTGCCCGGGATGATGAAGAGCAGAACCTGGTGGCCTTCCAATACCATGGGCAGATTTTCTACCGAACCTGCCAGGTCATCAGGCCAGGCTGTGAGCTGCTGGTCTGGTTTGGGGATGAGTATGGCCAGGAGCTGGGAAGCAAGTGGAAGAGACAGCTCACGACTGGAAGAG CAGAACCAAAGCCAGAGGTGCATCCATGTCCCTCCTGGTCTCTGGCCTTCTCCAGTCAGAAATTCCTCAGCCAACACGTGAAACTCAATCATCCCTCTCAGATTCTACCGGGAACATCTGCAAGAAAACACCTCCAAGCAGAGGAACCCTGTCCAAAGGATCAGAATCTACAGTACCAACAGACTAGCACACACAGCTGGAATGATAAAGCTGAAGGTCAAGACGTCAAAGAAAGGTCCAAACCTTTGCTTAAAAGGATCAGTCAGAGGAGAATCtcaagaccctttttccaaatttCCAAAGACCAAATGAGGAGCTCTAGTGAGCATGAGAGAATGATGGAGGAAGAGCCCCATAGAGGCCAGAAAAAGAGTCCAGAGGACACCGACAAGGTATTTGTGAAAGTAGGAATATCAAGAATTGTAACGATCAAGTATGGAGGGTTTTGGCAAGGCTTCAGTGATGGGTCACATCTcttcacacaccagaggacacactctggggagaagccctatgtttgcagggagtgtgggcgaggctttataGATAAGTCaagtctcatcacacaccagaggacacactctggggaaaAGCCTTATGTTTACAGGTAG
- the LOC114489919 gene encoding histone-lysine N-methyltransferase PRDM9-like isoform X4 → MYSLRERKDHVYQEVNNPQDDDYLYCEKCENFINSCAVHGLPTFVKDSAVDKGHPHRSALTLPPGLRIGPSSIPEAGLGVWNEVADLPLGLHFGPYEGHITEDEEAAKSRYCWLITKGRNCYEYVDVKDRSWANWMRYVNCARDDEEQNLVAFQYHGQIFYRTCQVIRPGCELLVWFGDEYGQELGSKWKRQLTTGREPKPEVHPCPSWSLAFSSQKFLSQHVKLNHPSQILPGTSARKHLQAEEPCPKDQNLQYQQTSTHSWNDKAEGQDVKERSKPLLKRISQRRISRPFFQISKDQMRSSSEHERMMEEEPHRGQKKSPEDTDKVFVKVGISRIVTIKYGGFWQGFSDGSHLFTHQRTHSGEKPYVCRECGRGFIDKSSLITHQRTHSGEKPYVYR, encoded by the exons ATGTACAGCCTACGAGAAAGAAAGGACCATGTGTACCAAGAGGTCAACAATCCCCAAGATGATGACTACCTTT ATTGTGAGAAGTGTGAGAACTTCATCAACAGCTGTGCTGTGCATGGGCTCCCTACATTTGTAAAGGACAGTGCAGTGGACAAGGGGCATCCCCACCgctcagccctcaccctgccccctgggttGAGAATCGGGCCATCCAGCAtccctgaggctgggcttggaGTGTGGAATGAGGTAGCTGATTTGCCCCTGGGTCTGCACTTTGGCCCTTATGAAGGACACATCACAGAAGATGAAGAGGCAGCCAAGAGCagatactgctggctg ATCACCAAAGGGAGAAACTGCTATGAGTATGTGGATGTAAAGGACAGATCCTGGGCCAACTGGATGAG GTATGTGAACTGTGCCCGGGATGATGAAGAGCAGAACCTGGTGGCCTTCCAATACCATGGGCAGATTTTCTACCGAACCTGCCAGGTCATCAGGCCAGGCTGTGAGCTGCTGGTCTGGTTTGGGGATGAGTATGGCCAGGAGCTGGGAAGCAAGTGGAAGAGACAGCTCACGACTGGAAGAG AACCAAAGCCAGAGGTGCATCCATGTCCCTCCTGGTCTCTGGCCTTCTCCAGTCAGAAATTCCTCAGCCAACACGTGAAACTCAATCATCCCTCTCAGATTCTACCGGGAACATCTGCAAGAAAACACCTCCAAGCAGAGGAACCCTGTCCAAAGGATCAGAATCTACAGTACCAACAGACTAGCACACACAGCTGGAATGATAAAGCTGAAGGTCAAGACGTCAAAGAAAGGTCCAAACCTTTGCTTAAAAGGATCAGTCAGAGGAGAATCtcaagaccctttttccaaatttCCAAAGACCAAATGAGGAGCTCTAGTGAGCATGAGAGAATGATGGAGGAAGAGCCCCATAGAGGCCAGAAAAAGAGTCCAGAGGACACCGACAAGGTATTTGTGAAAGTAGGAATATCAAGAATTGTAACGATCAAGTATGGAGGGTTTTGGCAAGGCTTCAGTGATGGGTCACATCTcttcacacaccagaggacacactctggggagaagccctatgtttgcagggagtgtgggcgaggctttataGATAAGTCaagtctcatcacacaccagaggacacactctggggaaaAGCCTTATGTTTACAGGTAG